In a single window of the Bacteroidota bacterium genome:
- the gcvH gene encoding glycine cleavage system protein GcvH gives MNFPENLKYTKDHEWIKIDGNIATVGITEFAQGELGDIVYVEIETEGETLNKEEIFGTVEAVKTVSDLFMPVTGKVLEVNKDLEAAPDKVNSDPYGAGWMIKIELTNAAEVGDLLSAGAYRELIGH, from the coding sequence ATGAATTTTCCCGAAAACTTAAAGTACACGAAAGATCACGAATGGATAAAAATCGATGGTAACATCGCAACAGTAGGAATTACAGAGTTTGCTCAAGGCGAATTGGGCGATATTGTATATGTTGAAATTGAAACTGAAGGAGAGACATTAAATAAGGAAGAAATTTTTGGAACTGTGGAAGCAGTAAAAACTGTTTCTGATTTGTTTATGCCGGTTACAGGAAAGGTTCTCGAAGTAAATAAAGACTTGGAAGCAGCTCCCGATAAAGTTAATAGCGATCCTTACGGTGCGGGTTGGATGATAAAAATTGAATTAACCAATGCTGCCGAGGTTGGCGATTTGCTTAGCGCAGGTGCTTACCGTGAATTAATCGGTCATTAA
- a CDS encoding NADP-dependent malic enzyme: MAKIKKQDALDYHAQGRPGKIEVVPTKPYNSQRDLSLAYSPGVAEPCLEIAKTPEDVYKYTAKGNLVAVISNGTAVLGLGNIGAAASKPVMEGKGLLFKIFADIDVFDIEIDATDVDHFVKTVKAIAPTFGGINLEDIKSPECFEIEKRLKAELDIPLMHDDQHGTAIISGAALINALEIAGKNINEVRIVVNGAGASAISCSKIYLALGANLDNLIMLDSSGVISKTRTDLDENKRQFASSTQLKTLAEVMEGADVFIGLSKGNVVNQDMIRSMAKDPIVFALANPDPEISYEDAIAAREDIIIATGRSDHPNQVNNVLGFPFIFRGALDVRATCINEEMKLAAIYALAALAKEPVPEAVNLAYNARNITFGKTYIIPKPVDSRLIYTVAPAVARAAIDSGVAKRPVKDWEAYKAYLINRMGLDHKLMKNVTIRAKQDPQRVLFAEADHYKILKAAQQARDEGVCTPVFLGDRDKILALIRENNLDLENAEIIDPRSQTEDKRRNYFGDLFFENRRRKGFTLFEARKIMRERNHFGAMMLQTGEVDALISGLTRKYPDTIRPGLQIIGTLPGINRVAGMYIIVNKKGPFFFADTTININPTAEELVDITLLTASAVRKFGIVPRVALLSYSNFGSSDGEESKKMRKAVAILHEKYPDLIVDGELQANFALNTELIGEQFPFSELGKTSANTLIFPNLSSGNIAYKLMQEMAGAEAIGPVLLGLNKSMHILQLGSSVREIINMITISVVDAQSKKQAIYDYAH; the protein is encoded by the coding sequence ATGGCTAAGATTAAAAAGCAGGATGCCCTAGACTACCATGCACAAGGACGTCCCGGAAAAATAGAGGTGGTGCCTACTAAACCTTACAATTCGCAGCGTGATTTATCGCTTGCCTATTCGCCAGGTGTAGCAGAACCTTGTTTGGAAATTGCAAAAACGCCCGAAGACGTTTATAAATATACAGCAAAAGGGAATTTGGTTGCCGTTATTTCAAACGGTACTGCCGTGCTTGGTTTGGGAAATATTGGAGCTGCTGCATCAAAGCCGGTAATGGAAGGAAAGGGTTTATTGTTTAAAATATTTGCAGATATTGATGTATTCGATATAGAAATTGATGCCACTGATGTGGATCATTTTGTAAAAACGGTGAAGGCTATCGCTCCAACATTTGGTGGTATTAATTTGGAAGATATTAAGTCGCCGGAGTGTTTTGAAATTGAAAAACGCTTAAAAGCTGAACTCGATATTCCCTTAATGCACGACGACCAGCACGGTACCGCAATTATATCGGGTGCTGCACTTATTAATGCCTTAGAGATAGCTGGAAAAAATATAAATGAAGTACGCATTGTAGTAAACGGTGCAGGAGCTTCGGCGATTTCTTGTTCAAAGATATATTTAGCATTGGGAGCAAATCTCGATAACCTGATTATGCTTGATAGTAGCGGGGTTATTAGTAAAACCCGTACCGATTTGGATGAAAATAAACGGCAGTTTGCCAGCTCAACTCAGCTAAAAACCTTGGCAGAAGTAATGGAAGGTGCCGATGTGTTTATTGGTTTAAGTAAAGGAAATGTGGTGAATCAGGACATGATTCGCAGCATGGCCAAAGACCCGATTGTATTTGCCTTGGCCAATCCCGATCCTGAAATTTCATACGAGGATGCGATTGCTGCGCGTGAAGATATTATTATTGCTACCGGTCGAAGCGATCATCCTAATCAGGTAAATAATGTATTGGGTTTTCCTTTTATTTTCAGAGGAGCCTTGGATGTGCGAGCCACCTGCATTAACGAAGAAATGAAGCTGGCAGCGATTTATGCACTGGCAGCATTAGCCAAAGAACCGGTTCCAGAGGCGGTGAACTTAGCCTATAATGCACGTAACATCACTTTTGGCAAAACCTACATTATTCCTAAACCTGTTGATTCACGTTTAATTTATACCGTAGCTCCGGCAGTTGCGCGCGCAGCTATTGATAGTGGAGTAGCGAAACGTCCGGTGAAAGATTGGGAAGCCTACAAAGCCTATCTTATCAACCGAATGGGGCTCGATCATAAGTTAATGAAAAATGTGACTATTCGCGCCAAACAAGATCCTCAGCGGGTTTTATTTGCCGAAGCCGATCATTACAAAATACTAAAAGCTGCTCAACAAGCACGCGATGAAGGTGTGTGTACACCGGTGTTTTTAGGCGATCGGGATAAAATTCTTGCCCTAATTCGTGAAAACAATCTGGATCTTGAAAATGCTGAAATCATTGATCCGCGTAGTCAGACCGAAGATAAACGTAGAAATTATTTTGGTGATTTATTTTTTGAAAATCGCAGAAGAAAGGGGTTTACTTTATTTGAAGCCCGAAAAATTATGCGCGAAAGGAATCATTTTGGGGCAATGATGCTTCAAACCGGTGAGGTAGATGCTTTAATTTCAGGTTTAACACGTAAGTATCCCGACACAATTCGTCCGGGATTGCAGATTATTGGTACCCTTCCGGGAATTAACCGTGTTGCCGGAATGTACATCATAGTAAATAAAAAAGGACCTTTCTTTTTTGCCGACACAACCATTAACATAAATCCAACAGCAGAAGAGCTGGTTGATATTACTTTGCTTACTGCCAGCGCAGTTCGGAAGTTTGGAATTGTGCCAAGGGTGGCCTTGCTCTCGTATTCGAATTTTGGTTCAAGTGATGGTGAAGAATCAAAGAAAATGCGAAAAGCAGTTGCAATTTTGCATGAAAAGTATCCCGATTTAATTGTGGATGGTGAACTTCAAGCAAATTTTGCTTTAAATACGGAGCTAATTGGGGAACAATTCCCTTTTTCAGAATTGGGTAAAACTTCTGCCAATACCCTTATTTTTCCAAACTTATCTTCAGGAAATATTGCCTACAAACTAATGCAGGAAATGGCAGGTGCGGAAGCGATTGGACCGGTATTGCTTGGCTTAAACAAATCGATGCACATTTTGCAATTGGGTAGCAGTGTGCGCGAAATTATTAATATGATTACCATTTCGGTGGTAGATGCACAATCAAAAAAACAAGCTATTTATGATTACGCACATTGA
- the sprA gene encoding cell surface protein SprA, whose product MNTKLPTFSSLVIGCGLLLAAWGTKALVSPLRPRLTVAADTSIAVPDSVDPLPYPFSDQSFDPTEKDGIGGLHLNNPSNVSDSIKFNPRTNEYEFLQKMGNQNYRYPSTMTLEEYMDYDLSNTLRKNWKARSNADSKSKVEEANKPTPKLHFKAKGEIFNRIFGGDAVDIRPQGSAELIFGWNTNKNKNPNISVDNQKNSFFDFDQKIQLNLVGKIGDKMKITTNYNTEATFDFENQVKLEYTGYEDEIIKKIEAGNVSLPLTGTLITGSQSLFGIKAQLQFGKLTATTIFTQQKGQKKEVESKGGAQTIPFEIAGDNYEANKHFFLSQYFRDKYDNALSTLPLINSEINITQIEVWVTNTTGNFDQARDIVAFADLGESNRTSDPLLNPNKSWYAQNFIQAPDATLSSGDYPDNKGSNNLYDKINSPALAQLRSISTALNALAPYNNSVNKYAAVQDYEKINNARKLSLNDFTLNPKLGYISLNQPLVNGEVLAVAYQYTIGTKTYTVGEFSNEVSRPSTLFLKMLKASNVRVKLPIWDLMMKNVYNIGGYGITANDFKLNVTHSNLEKGVDLNYIPEGAINGRILLQVVGLDKINIQGYPNADGVFDFVPDVTISVKNGRIYFPVLEPFGSHLRKQFPFDQSGIADKYVFQELYDSTKTQAQQVPTKNRFKLKGSYKSSSSSEISLNSVNIPQNSVTVTANGVPLTENVDYTVDYVSGKVKIINDALLVSQTPIKASFETNQLFSIQTKSLFGTHLEYKVNKDFVIGGTLLHLKERPITQKINVGDEPISNTIFGFDGSYRTEVPLLTRIVDHIPLINTKEKSSISIAGEYAQLIPGHSKAIGKSGTSYVDDFEGSQSGLDFRSVTTWSIASTPQGQPSKFKEGELINDVNNGVNRAKIAFYVIDPLFYRDSQFTPDHIKNDNNQRSNHFVREIIETEIFPNKQPINNTITNLPVLDLAFYPNERGPYNFDVQSGSFSKGINADGTLKSPETRWGGIMRKIETNDFEASNIEFIQFWMMDPFNEDNLNPNTTGDLYFNLGDISEDVLHDGQKSFENGLPTNGVVDPQLHNFTNLALVPSPSNPSVVNAFDNNPASRVYQDVGLDGLGDADEVGFFSSYLTKIANSPLGAGSTAYNKALSDPSADDYTYFRGTNFDNSNTPILERYKNYNGLEGNSTLNTLDGGPTSSTSLPNIEDVNRDNNLIQFENYFQYRVSLTPSSMNVGQNYITDVVNATVQTKNGQSREVKWYQFKVPVRSPELIVGEPDVRNIRSVRMFLKGFDKPIICRFARLEFLRGDWRKYDLGKLSGEYEPVDNGNALFNISAVNVEENSNRVPINYKIPPSIVRERDITTTNNRQLNEQSLVLDVCNLEDGNSKAAYKNVDFDMRQYEKLKLFLHAEKGGENEILNFGDLHFFIRLGTDFIDNYYEYDVPLTPTQWGDNDEYNIWQTNDDLTGDNDVEIKFSVLQKAKKERNTLLNSNEEGIALTKPYTFFDGNRKVSIKGNPNLSAVKVIMFGIRNPKHANTADGDDGLAKCAEIWVNELRLTDFIEDGGWAANAHISAKLADFANVSVAASRMTEGFGNVEQKLNERSRQNTFQYDASAEIKLDKFIPEKVGLSIPMYVGYSEAFINPQYDPLDPDIKYTESIETYEKGAARDKAKTERQDYTTRRSLNFANIKKERKGGGKDGKTKKPMPYDIENISLRYSYNDQYKRNIVLERDFSRSTAGGLSYVYANQPKNFKPFSKLNFLKSDYFKIIKDFNFNLLPSNFSFSTDLKRDYSEQKTRKVNENYAELPMTYYKRFGFNRVYSLKWDLSKSISFDFTANNMARIDEAPGQAYKEFGNEYGKDTIAYTNKRDSIMNQLKNFGTTTNYNHSGKIAWQVPINKIPAFNWTTVNASYTGNYDWAISPIVIDTIDIGNTITNSNQIQINADANMITLYNKVPYLKKVNSPPPKKKAPANKAKQADKAGGEKGAKAGDSPKDDPKNTEAASKEGGKQPEGGSGSSKADADSSKKKDAQQFDIVKAAAKFLMMIKKVSGTYSQTNGTAMPGYRPKTTLIGLSGQSEFGAYEAPGWEFISGLQDPNFAVKAGKRGWLSKSKYLNATYSQTHTEVINFTANVEPLKDFRIVLNGTRNITRANNSIYRYNDVTSEYYAQSPLETGTFSISTLSIKTAFKKDAKDHSSSVFNNFLDSRKEYSRLAADGSFSNGTVDTAGYKDGYSAFSQDVLIPAFVSAYTNVKVKSTKNIFKSIPRPNWRVNYDGLSKLEAIKKYFKTFSLGHTYRSTLNIGSYTTNPLFNDDDGFGHTQIRNIDNDFRSQKEINSITLSEQFSPLISVDMTWNSSLLTKFEIKKDRMVTLSISTKQITEVNGNEYVVGLGYRFKNVAINLKQFNMKFKSDLALRSDFSYRKNQTALRYVDTGASILTSGQNIFSIKNSADYVINEKLNIRFFYDYTKNSPVVSTSFPTSNRQIGISLRLTISN is encoded by the coding sequence TTGAATACTAAACTACCAACATTTTCTTCCCTTGTAATTGGTTGTGGATTATTACTGGCAGCATGGGGTACAAAAGCACTTGTAAGTCCTTTGCGACCTCGACTGACCGTAGCAGCCGATACCAGCATTGCCGTACCCGATAGTGTTGATCCTTTGCCTTATCCTTTTAGCGATCAAAGTTTTGATCCAACCGAAAAGGATGGAATTGGTGGATTGCATTTAAATAATCCTTCCAATGTTAGTGATTCAATAAAATTTAATCCGCGCACCAACGAATACGAGTTTTTGCAAAAAATGGGGAATCAAAATTACCGCTACCCATCTACCATGACGCTTGAGGAATACATGGATTATGACCTTAGTAATACCTTGCGTAAAAATTGGAAAGCGCGCAGTAACGCCGATAGTAAAAGCAAAGTTGAAGAAGCCAATAAACCCACACCTAAACTGCATTTTAAAGCGAAAGGCGAAATATTTAACCGCATTTTTGGTGGCGATGCAGTGGATATTCGACCACAAGGTTCGGCTGAATTAATTTTTGGTTGGAATACCAATAAAAACAAGAACCCTAACATTTCTGTCGACAATCAAAAAAACTCCTTCTTTGATTTTGATCAAAAAATTCAACTCAATTTAGTTGGTAAGATTGGCGATAAAATGAAAATCACCACCAACTACAATACCGAGGCAACATTTGATTTTGAAAATCAAGTGAAACTTGAATATACCGGATACGAAGATGAAATCATCAAAAAAATTGAAGCTGGAAATGTGAGTCTACCGCTTACCGGGACATTAATCACCGGAAGTCAAAGCTTGTTTGGTATTAAGGCGCAATTACAATTTGGTAAACTTACTGCAACTACGATTTTTACTCAGCAAAAGGGACAAAAAAAGGAGGTTGAAAGTAAAGGCGGAGCGCAAACTATTCCGTTTGAAATTGCCGGCGATAATTATGAAGCGAACAAACACTTTTTCCTATCCCAATACTTCCGCGATAAGTATGACAATGCCTTAAGTACTTTACCTTTAATTAATTCTGAAATAAACATTACCCAAATTGAAGTATGGGTTACAAATACAACAGGTAATTTTGATCAAGCACGCGACATTGTTGCTTTTGCCGATTTGGGTGAATCAAACCGAACTTCAGATCCACTTCTTAATCCGAATAAGAGTTGGTATGCGCAGAATTTTATTCAAGCTCCCGATGCTACCTTAAGTTCAGGCGATTATCCCGATAATAAAGGTTCCAACAATTTGTACGATAAAATTAATTCACCGGCTTTAGCCCAATTGCGTTCAATTTCAACCGCATTAAATGCCTTGGCTCCTTATAATAATTCGGTAAACAAATATGCAGCAGTGCAGGATTACGAAAAAATTAACAATGCCCGTAAATTATCCTTAAACGATTTCACCTTAAATCCTAAACTCGGATACATATCCTTGAACCAACCTTTAGTGAATGGTGAGGTACTTGCGGTTGCTTATCAATACACTATTGGAACAAAGACTTATACAGTTGGTGAATTTTCGAACGAAGTTTCACGTCCATCTACTTTGTTTTTAAAAATGTTGAAGGCATCAAACGTGCGTGTTAAACTTCCTATTTGGGATTTAATGATGAAAAACGTTTACAACATTGGTGGTTATGGTATTACTGCAAATGATTTTAAATTAAACGTTACCCATTCAAATCTCGAAAAAGGGGTTGATTTGAATTACATACCCGAAGGAGCTATCAACGGTCGAATTTTGTTGCAAGTAGTAGGATTGGATAAAATCAACATTCAAGGTTATCCCAATGCCGATGGTGTATTTGACTTTGTGCCCGATGTTACCATCAGTGTAAAAAATGGTAGAATTTATTTTCCTGTGCTGGAGCCTTTTGGTAGTCACCTCAGAAAACAATTCCCATTTGACCAGTCGGGTATTGCCGATAAATACGTGTTTCAGGAATTGTACGACAGTACCAAAACACAGGCACAACAGGTTCCTACTAAAAACCGATTTAAGTTAAAGGGCTCTTATAAATCTTCGTCCAGTTCCGAAATTTCGCTTAACTCTGTTAACATTCCGCAAAACTCTGTAACCGTTACAGCCAATGGTGTTCCGCTTACTGAAAATGTAGATTATACAGTTGATTATGTGAGTGGTAAAGTAAAGATTATAAACGACGCTTTACTTGTTTCACAAACACCAATCAAAGCTTCCTTTGAAACCAACCAGTTGTTTAGTATACAAACCAAATCATTGTTTGGTACCCACCTCGAATATAAGGTCAACAAGGATTTTGTTATTGGAGGTACATTGTTGCATTTAAAGGAACGTCCAATTACTCAAAAAATAAACGTAGGCGACGAACCTATTTCAAATACCATATTTGGTTTTGATGGATCTTACCGCACCGAGGTTCCTTTGTTAACGCGCATTGTCGATCATATTCCTTTAATCAATACCAAAGAAAAATCGAGCATATCCATCGCCGGTGAATATGCACAGTTAATTCCGGGGCATTCAAAAGCTATTGGAAAATCAGGAACGTCTTATGTGGATGATTTTGAAGGAAGCCAATCGGGACTTGATTTTCGATCAGTTACAACATGGAGTATTGCCAGTACTCCTCAAGGTCAACCTTCAAAGTTTAAAGAAGGTGAATTAATAAACGATGTAAACAACGGTGTGAATCGCGCTAAGATTGCTTTTTATGTAATCGACCCTTTGTTTTACCGCGATAGTCAATTTACTCCCGATCACATTAAAAACGACAACAACCAGCGTTCCAACCATTTTGTGCGTGAAATTATTGAAACTGAAATTTTCCCGAATAAGCAACCAATCAACAACACCATTACGAATTTACCGGTGCTCGATTTGGCATTTTATCCAAATGAACGAGGACCTTACAATTTCGATGTACAGTCCGGTAGTTTTTCAAAAGGGATTAATGCTGATGGAACTTTGAAATCACCTGAAACACGTTGGGGAGGGATAATGCGTAAAATTGAGACCAACGATTTTGAAGCCTCTAACATTGAGTTTATTCAATTTTGGATGATGGATCCTTTTAATGAAGATAACTTGAATCCCAATACAACCGGTGATTTGTATTTTAACTTAGGTGATATTTCGGAAGATGTGTTGCACGATGGTCAAAAGAGTTTTGAAAACGGCTTACCAACTAATGGAGTTGTAGACCCACAATTGCACAACTTTACAAACCTTGCATTGGTGCCATCTCCCAGCAATCCTTCAGTGGTAAACGCATTCGATAATAATCCTGCTTCACGGGTGTATCAAGATGTTGGTTTAGATGGTTTAGGCGATGCAGACGAAGTAGGCTTTTTCAGTTCCTATCTTACTAAAATTGCAAACAGTCCACTGGGAGCTGGTTCTACTGCTTACAATAAAGCATTATCCGACCCATCTGCTGATGATTATACTTATTTCCGTGGAACTAATTTTGATAATTCCAATACACCAATTTTGGAGCGCTATAAAAATTACAATGGACTCGAAGGGAATTCTACTTTAAATACATTGGATGGTGGACCAACTTCATCCACCAGTTTGCCCAATATTGAGGATGTTAATCGCGACAACAACCTTATACAATTTGAAAATTATTTCCAGTATAGAGTTTCGCTTACACCATCGAGCATGAATGTTGGACAAAATTATATCACTGATGTTGTAAATGCTACCGTGCAAACAAAAAATGGACAATCGCGTGAAGTTAAATGGTATCAGTTTAAAGTTCCTGTGCGTTCGCCCGAATTAATTGTTGGTGAGCCGGATGTGCGAAATATTCGAAGTGTTAGAATGTTTTTAAAGGGATTTGATAAACCCATTATTTGTCGTTTTGCACGATTGGAATTTTTGCGTGGCGACTGGCGTAAATACGATTTAGGCAAACTTTCGGGCGAATATGAGCCGGTTGATAATGGTAATGCATTGTTCAATATTTCAGCTGTGAATGTTGAGGAAAATTCAAATCGTGTTCCTATCAATTACAAAATTCCTCCAAGCATTGTACGCGAACGTGATATTACCACTACGAATAATCGTCAGCTAAACGAGCAATCGTTGGTGTTAGATGTATGTAATTTAGAAGATGGGAATTCGAAAGCTGCTTATAAGAATGTTGATTTTGATATGCGCCAATACGAAAAACTGAAGCTGTTTTTGCATGCTGAAAAGGGAGGCGAAAATGAAATCTTGAATTTTGGCGATTTACACTTTTTTATACGTTTGGGTACCGATTTTATTGACAACTATTATGAATACGATGTGCCTTTAACACCCACTCAATGGGGCGATAATGACGAATATAATATTTGGCAAACCAACGACGATTTAACGGGAGACAACGATGTTGAAATTAAATTTTCGGTATTGCAAAAAGCAAAAAAAGAGCGAAATACACTCTTGAATTCTAACGAAGAAGGTATTGCTCTTACTAAACCATATACGTTTTTCGACGGCAACCGAAAAGTATCTATTAAAGGAAATCCAAACTTGAGTGCGGTAAAAGTAATTATGTTTGGAATTCGAAATCCCAAACATGCCAACACAGCCGATGGTGATGATGGATTGGCGAAATGTGCCGAAATTTGGGTAAACGAATTGCGCCTTACCGATTTTATTGAAGACGGTGGCTGGGCTGCAAATGCGCATATTAGCGCTAAACTGGCCGATTTTGCAAACGTGTCGGTAGCTGCAAGCCGCATGACCGAAGGTTTTGGAAACGTTGAACAAAAGTTAAATGAACGTAGTCGACAAAATACGTTTCAGTACGATGCTTCTGCAGAAATAAAGCTCGATAAATTTATTCCTGAAAAAGTAGGCTTAAGCATTCCAATGTATGTAGGCTATTCAGAAGCTTTTATCAATCCTCAATACGACCCACTTGATCCGGATATTAAGTATACCGAATCAATCGAAACTTACGAAAAAGGTGCTGCCCGTGATAAAGCTAAAACCGAAAGACAAGATTATACAACGCGTAGAAGTTTGAATTTTGCGAATATTAAAAAGGAGCGAAAAGGCGGAGGTAAGGACGGCAAAACCAAAAAGCCGATGCCTTATGATATTGAAAATATTTCGTTGCGATACTCCTACAACGATCAATACAAGCGCAACATTGTTTTGGAGCGCGATTTTAGCCGAAGCACTGCAGGAGGATTAAGCTACGTATATGCCAATCAGCCTAAAAACTTTAAGCCATTTAGCAAATTGAACTTTTTGAAATCGGATTATTTTAAAATAATTAAGGATTTTAATTTCAATTTATTGCCATCAAATTTTTCGTTTAGTACCGATTTAAAGCGAGATTACAGCGAACAAAAAACTCGAAAAGTAAATGAAAATTACGCTGAGTTGCCTATGACTTATTATAAGCGATTTGGCTTTAATCGGGTGTATTCATTGAAATGGGATTTAAGTAAATCGATTTCATTTGATTTTACTGCCAACAACATGGCACGTATTGATGAGGCTCCCGGACAGGCTTACAAGGAGTTTGGTAATGAATATGGTAAAGATACCATTGCCTATACCAACAAACGGGATTCGATTATGAATCAGTTGAAAAATTTTGGAACCACAACCAACTACAACCACAGCGGTAAAATTGCTTGGCAAGTTCCAATTAATAAAATTCCGGCATTTAACTGGACTACTGTAAATGCTTCCTATACCGGAAATTATGATTGGGCTATTTCACCAATTGTGATAGATACTATCGATATTGGAAATACCATAACCAATTCAAATCAAATTCAGATTAATGCCGATGCCAACATGATAACACTTTACAATAAAGTTCCTTATCTGAAAAAAGTAAATAGTCCGCCACCTAAGAAAAAGGCGCCTGCAAATAAAGCTAAGCAAGCTGATAAAGCGGGAGGAGAAAAAGGCGCTAAGGCAGGCGATTCACCGAAAGATGATCCAAAGAACACTGAAGCTGCATCAAAAGAGGGAGGTAAACAACCGGAAGGTGGCTCCGGTAGTTCTAAGGCAGACGCGGATTCATCGAAGAAGAAAGATGCGCAGCAATTTGATATCGTAAAAGCAGCTGCGAAATTTTTAATGATGATTAAAAAAGTTTCAGGAACCTATTCTCAAACCAATGGTACTGCAATGCCCGGTTATAGGCCAAAAACTACACTAATTGGATTAAGCGGTCAAAGCGAATTTGGTGCGTATGAGGCTCCGGGATGGGAATTTATCAGTGGTTTACAAGATCCTAATTTTGCAGTTAAAGCAGGTAAGCGAGGTTGGTTAAGCAAGAGCAAATATTTAAATGCTACGTATAGTCAAACACATACCGAGGTAATTAATTTTACTGCCAATGTGGAGCCATTAAAGGATTTTAGAATTGTGTTGAATGGTACACGAAATATAACCAGAGCGAATAATTCTATTTATCGTTACAACGATGTTACATCTGAATATTATGCGCAGAGTCCACTCGAAACAGGAACCTTCAGCATTTCAACTTTGAGTATTAAAACAGCCTTCAAGAAGGATGCAAAAGACCATAGCTCAAGTGTATTTAATAATTTTTTGGATAGTAGAAAAGAGTATTCTAGGCTTGCAGCTGATGGTTCGTTTAGCAATGGCACAGTAGATACTGCGGGATATAAAGATGGTTACAGTGCCTTTTCGCAAGATGTATTAATACCTGCCTTTGTTTCTGCATATACCAATGTAAAGGTAAAAAGTACCAAAAATATTTTTAAATCAATACCTCGTCCAAATTGGCGTGTAAACTATGATGGGCTTTCGAAATTGGAAGCGATTAAAAAATACTTCAAAACTTTTTCATTGGGGCATACTTACCGTTCTACTTTAAATATTGGTTCCTATACCACCAATCCGTTGTTTAATGATGATGATGGATTTGGTCATACGCAGATTCGTAATATTGACAATGATTTTCGTTCACAAAAGGAAATTAATTCGATTACATTAAGTGAACAATTTAGTCCATTAATTAGTGTTGACATGACCTGGAACAGCAGCTTGCTTACCAAGTTTGAAATTAAAAAGGACCGCATGGTAACGTTGAGTATCAGCACCAAGCAAATAACCGAAGTAAATGGAAACGAATATGTAGTTGGCTTGGGTTATAGATTTAAAAATGTTGCCATCAATTTGAAGCAATTTAACATGAAGTTTAAAAGCGATTTAGCTTTACGAAGTGATTTCTCTTACCGAAAGAACCAAACTGCATTGCGTTATGTTGATACAGGAGCCAGTATACTTACCAGTGGACAAAATATTTTCTCAATAAAAAACAGCGCCGATTACGTGATTAACGAAAAGCTCAACATTCGTTTCTTTTACGATTATACCAAGAACAGTCCGGTTGTTTCAACCTCTTTTCCAACCAGCAATCGTCAAATTGGTATAAGTTTGCGTTTGACAATTTCTAATTAA
- the ruvA gene encoding Holliday junction branch migration protein RuvA, with protein MITHIDGKLVEKTPTYAVIDCSGVGYFLNISLNTFSKIGTSERCKLFTHITVNTMDGTQTMYGFFEESERVMFRLLLSVSGVGAGAARLLLSSFGPSELQQVIVSANVTGLRSVKGIGEKTAQRIIVDLKDKVLKEEIPASISFSPHNNIRNEALAALVMLGFVRHAAEKAIDKAMTSATQEMNVENTIKQALKFL; from the coding sequence ATGATTACGCACATTGATGGAAAATTGGTAGAAAAAACGCCTACCTACGCAGTAATTGATTGTAGTGGTGTGGGCTATTTTTTAAACATTTCACTGAATACCTTTTCTAAAATTGGAACGAGTGAACGCTGTAAATTATTTACCCACATAACCGTGAATACCATGGATGGAACACAAACCATGTATGGTTTTTTTGAAGAGTCGGAAAGAGTAATGTTTCGCTTACTATTATCGGTTTCGGGAGTAGGTGCTGGTGCGGCACGTTTACTGTTGAGTTCATTTGGCCCCTCCGAATTGCAGCAAGTAATTGTTTCGGCAAATGTAACTGGACTTCGCAGTGTGAAAGGAATTGGCGAAAAAACTGCCCAACGCATCATTGTGGATTTAAAAGACAAGGTGCTGAAAGAAGAAATACCTGCATCTATTTCTTTTTCACCTCACAATAATATCCGAAATGAAGCGTTAGCAGCGTTGGTTATGTTGGGCTTTGTTCGACATGCCGCAGAGAAAGCCATTGATAAAGCGATGACTTCTGCTACTCAAGAAATGAATGTTGAAAATACTATTAAACAGGCACTAAAGTTTTTGTAA
- the vanZ gene encoding VanZ family protein, whose protein sequence is MFLKSTYPALIWALVIAILCGIPGKDIPHFSYLELLQFDKLVHASVFFVLVVLLLNSFTKSFAPSNIRSYAYLIASIAGVAYGGLLEILQGAIFSERTADIFDFIANSFGCMLALIYTWFFRSKIRHESKAN, encoded by the coding sequence ATGTTTTTAAAAAGTACTTACCCGGCTCTTATATGGGCTTTAGTAATTGCGATATTGTGCGGAATTCCCGGAAAGGATATTCCGCATTTTTCGTATTTAGAATTGTTGCAATTTGATAAACTGGTGCATGCTTCAGTGTTTTTTGTATTGGTAGTTTTGCTGCTAAATTCATTCACTAAAAGTTTTGCTCCATCAAACATTCGCAGTTATGCCTATTTAATAGCAAGCATTGCCGGTGTTGCATACGGCGGACTGTTAGAAATATTGCAAGGGGCGATTTTTAGTGAGCGTACAGCCGATATTTTTGATTTTATAGCCAATAGTTTTGGATGCATGTTGGCACTTATTTATACTTGGTTTTTTCGTTCAAAAATTAGGCATGAAAGCAAAGCAAACTAA